Proteins from a genomic interval of Corynebacterium freiburgense:
- the rnpA gene encoding ribonuclease P protein component, producing the protein MLPKQHKLSTSAEFSRVVKSGKRKGSKTVVVHVWEHTAEAGIARMGGPRFGLIVSKSVGNAVVRHRVSRRLRHICAKSLGNMPDSFDVVIRALPASAQAPSEEMMRDVQRALKRLNVIP; encoded by the coding sequence GTGTTACCCAAACAACATAAGTTGTCCACATCCGCTGAATTCAGCAGGGTGGTCAAATCGGGAAAGCGCAAAGGTTCAAAAACTGTTGTAGTCCATGTTTGGGAGCACACTGCCGAAGCTGGTATCGCCCGAATGGGTGGTCCACGCTTCGGCCTTATTGTTTCCAAGTCCGTCGGAAATGCTGTGGTTCGCCATCGTGTTTCGCGGCGGCTTCGGCATATTTGCGCAAAGAGTTTAGGTAATATGCCAGACAGTTTTGATGTAGTTATTCGAGCGCTTCCTGCCTCTGCACAAGCCCCAAGTGAGGAGATGATGCGTGATGTGCAACGAGCACTCAAACGACTCAATGTCATCCCATAA
- the rpmH gene encoding 50S ribosomal protein L34, with product MAKGKRTFQPNNRRRARVHGFRTRMRTRAGRAIVSARRRKGRASLTA from the coding sequence GTGGCTAAGGGCAAGCGGACGTTCCAGCCGAACAACCGTCGTCGTGCACGTGTTCACGGCTTCCGTACTCGTATGCGCACCCGTGCTGGTCGTGCAATCGTGTCGGCTCGTCGTCGTAAGGGCCGTGCTTCTCTGACTGCTTAA
- the yidD gene encoding membrane protein insertion efficiency factor YidD: MSSHNLAVRFLIRLVRGYQNYVSPLKMGSTCRFEPTCSAYALQALKLHGALKGTLLFLVRFSKCGPWHPGGYDPVPDRGVETQNKAQEDQM; this comes from the coding sequence ATGTCATCCCATAATCTTGCGGTGCGTTTCTTGATTCGCCTTGTGCGCGGCTACCAAAACTATGTTTCACCCCTTAAGATGGGGTCAACCTGTCGTTTTGAACCTACTTGTAGTGCATATGCGCTACAAGCGCTCAAGCTTCACGGTGCATTGAAGGGGACTTTGCTGTTCTTGGTACGTTTTTCCAAGTGTGGGCCCTGGCATCCGGGAGGCTACGACCCTGTGCCTGACCGCGGCGTCGAAACGCAAAACAAGGCGCAGGAAGACCAAATGTAA
- the rsmG gene encoding 16S rRNA (guanine(527)-N(7))-methyltransferase RsmG — protein MFHVKPQLSDVAELPDPPPAAAVIFGDRLDKAVAYQQSLATDGATRGFIGPREIPRLWDRHILNCAVIGEAMPKGAKVVDIGSGAGLPGIPLAIARPDLKITLIEPLLKRCVYLREVIALLGLENVTVVRGRAEEKAVRTQVKLCDVATSRAVAPLGKLASWSLPLVHKGGKMIAMKGVSVGEELARDAKDIRKSGGGDATILTVGEQHLEEPTTLISIPRVK, from the coding sequence ATGTTTCACGTGAAACCGCAGCTTAGCGACGTTGCAGAACTGCCCGATCCGCCGCCCGCAGCAGCGGTTATTTTTGGGGATCGTCTAGACAAAGCTGTTGCTTACCAGCAATCGTTAGCTACAGATGGAGCAACCCGCGGATTTATTGGTCCACGTGAAATTCCACGACTCTGGGATCGCCATATTTTAAACTGCGCCGTAATCGGCGAGGCAATGCCAAAAGGCGCAAAGGTCGTTGATATTGGCTCTGGTGCCGGTTTACCGGGTATCCCCCTGGCAATTGCGCGCCCAGATTTAAAAATCACACTCATTGAGCCACTTTTAAAGCGTTGTGTGTATCTTCGAGAAGTCATTGCTTTGCTTGGCTTAGAGAATGTCACTGTTGTGCGTGGACGAGCGGAAGAGAAGGCGGTACGCACTCAAGTGAAGCTTTGCGACGTCGCGACATCTCGCGCGGTTGCGCCGCTCGGTAAATTGGCTTCGTGGTCGCTGCCATTAGTACACAAAGGCGGAAAAATGATTGCGATGAAGGGGGTATCCGTGGGTGAAGAACTCGCCCGAGATGCAAAAGATATTCGAAAATCCGGCGGAGGAGATGCAACCATCCTTACAGTAGGTGAGCAACACCTAGAAGAACCCACGACGTTGATTAGTATTCCGCGAGTGAAATAA
- the yidC gene encoding membrane protein insertase YidC, translated as MLNFVYWPISAILWFWHKAFSFVLDPGSGITWVLAIVFLTFTIRVVLVRPTVNQMRSSRKMQELQPRLAEIRTKYKGDQQKMLEESRKLQKEMGVNPAAGCLPVLVQMPVFIGLFHVLRSFNRTGTGAGQLGLSIEENRNTANYIFSPEDVQSFLDARLFGVPLSAYITMPQEMYEGFAPVNFTQWNIIMVAAPLIIVIALATHFNAKMAITRQKERVASGRATAPTNDQMAMQMQMMNKMMVWFLPLTILFTGVLWHIGLLCYMGANNIWTFFQQRYIFSKMDREEEEELAAKREAKRASAPKPGVKPQNPKKRRK; from the coding sequence GTGCTCAACTTCGTATATTGGCCAATCTCGGCCATTCTGTGGTTCTGGCACAAAGCCTTTAGTTTTGTGCTTGACCCAGGCTCCGGCATCACATGGGTGCTGGCGATTGTGTTTTTAACATTTACTATTCGCGTAGTTCTTGTGCGTCCCACGGTTAACCAAATGCGTTCTTCTCGGAAAATGCAAGAACTGCAACCACGGTTGGCTGAAATCCGCACTAAATATAAGGGAGACCAGCAAAAAATGCTGGAAGAATCCCGCAAACTACAAAAAGAAATGGGCGTGAACCCAGCAGCAGGTTGTTTGCCAGTACTTGTGCAAATGCCTGTGTTTATTGGTTTGTTCCATGTGCTTCGTTCCTTTAACCGCACTGGTACTGGTGCTGGTCAATTGGGGCTATCTATCGAGGAAAACCGCAATACCGCAAACTACATCTTCTCACCGGAAGACGTTCAATCATTCCTAGATGCACGTTTGTTTGGTGTTCCGCTCTCGGCATATATAACTATGCCGCAGGAAATGTACGAAGGCTTTGCTCCAGTTAATTTCACGCAATGGAACATTATTATGGTGGCTGCACCATTGATTATTGTTATTGCGCTAGCTACGCACTTTAACGCGAAAATGGCCATTACTCGCCAAAAGGAAAGAGTAGCCTCTGGGCGGGCAACTGCTCCAACAAATGATCAAATGGCAATGCAAATGCAAATGATGAATAAAATGATGGTTTGGTTCCTGCCGCTCACCATTTTATTCACAGGTGTATTGTGGCACATCGGTCTTCTCTGCTATATGGGCGCAAATAATATTTGGACCTTCTTCCAGCAGCGATACATTTTTAGCAAGATGGATCGTGAAGAGGAAGAAGAATTGGCCGCAAAGCGTGAAGCAAAGCGGGCTAGCGCTCCGAAACCAGGCGTAAAACCGCAAAATCCGAAAAAGCGCCGGAAGTAA